A single region of the Nostoc cf. commune SO-36 genome encodes:
- a CDS encoding AbiTii domain-containing protein: protein MSLLREIQEATTNPDFKISDILRKCKILAARLDHKAFKDWVDQELKGYQSIDTCPEYRVFRNVESVGDFIGLFGSRIKNGPIPSLCLPEDFRENLTTLCFLQSISNIESLIDNASSTILRLPWSANLIMLIQPEVYENMVCVTAWRMVGVNAVVGIIDTIKTRILEFVLEIERIAPNAGEVKLGQKAVPEKVVNQIFNECILQVNNEFQLNHNSKNITSFKGVTVSENYSTNIQAGRDASGIIGGSDINGVVAGGNINGNLTNTFTQHTNSDINEIIKLTELLHQQLKSLPSDNQDVAVDSLETLKSEIITPTKPGRLKSALFALWSIGKDVATFANAVSAIAERLGINLIS from the coding sequence ATGAGTTTACTAAGGGAAATTCAAGAAGCTACTACAAACCCAGATTTTAAGATATCTGATATATTGCGAAAATGTAAAATTTTGGCAGCACGTTTAGACCACAAAGCATTTAAAGATTGGGTTGATCAGGAATTAAAAGGATATCAATCAATTGATACTTGTCCAGAATACAGGGTTTTTAGAAACGTTGAGTCTGTTGGTGACTTTATTGGCTTATTTGGCAGTCGGATTAAAAATGGCCCTATTCCATCTCTATGTCTACCAGAAGATTTTAGAGAAAATCTAACTACTCTTTGTTTTCTTCAAAGTATTAGTAACATAGAAAGTCTAATTGACAATGCAAGTAGTACTATACTTAGGCTTCCCTGGTCAGCGAATCTTATTATGCTGATACAGCCAGAAGTATATGAAAATATGGTATGTGTTACAGCATGGCGTATGGTAGGCGTGAATGCTGTTGTAGGTATTATAGATACTATAAAAACTAGAATTTTAGAATTTGTCTTAGAAATTGAAAGAATTGCTCCTAATGCAGGTGAAGTCAAATTAGGTCAAAAGGCAGTTCCTGAGAAAGTTGTAAATCAGATATTTAATGAATGTATTCTTCAAGTAAATAACGAGTTTCAATTAAATCATAATTCAAAAAATATAACTTCATTTAAAGGGGTAACTGTGTCTGAGAATTATTCAACCAACATTCAGGCTGGTCGTGACGCTAGCGGCATCATAGGTGGTTCTGATATCAATGGTGTAGTAGCTGGGGGCAATATTAATGGAAATCTCACCAATACATTCACTCAGCACACCAATTCTGACATAAATGAAATTATTAAACTAACAGAATTATTGCATCAACAGTTAAAATCTCTTCCATCCGACAATCAGGATGTAGCTGTTGATTCTCTAGAAACCTTAAAGTCTGAAATTATTACTCCTACTAAACCTGGAAGGTTAAAATCTGCATTATTCGCTCTTTGGAGTATTGGTAAAGATGTTGCTACTTTTGCCAATGCGGTATCTGCAATTGCAGAGAGATTGGGTATTAACCTGATTAGTTAA
- a CDS encoding DNA double-strand break repair nuclease NurA: protein MGYTSKRGRRPNEYASKSAHSHIINDQSLQEFLKQCNLPKFASEVTLDDCDRLIYQPVAKNPIRNVVAIDGGYTEVAVQTGFPSSTVCFCQIGALIFSIDDLDGLAKQPFIDPDDMAKLKQIQRLKLTLPVRNIQFKNESTLVNSVRKTIHNFFCQKVDNEELIATLRWFIFQEYDVSLPTWNLASCPVCGSTGIPLNLGDMTKDHTFFCNHCRAEIFLTDVFRLHEAIDEELGAGGILGYLITTLEQIILVHLIRLILKIKPALLEEILFVKDGPLAFFGQTANMHRPMRSLVNFLFKHHNLYLAGLEKSGAFVEHADEISEKLANGTVLILNNDYIYKYILPGKADPTTPYGSTTYYSNKLIFKTLAGGMYVVSLPTSRNMTNPKEADFQNLSAILTNVEKLKCDMYDNSLIPVALANKLVSLADHPSSRILQKFAKSAIQT, encoded by the coding sequence ATGGGATATACAAGCAAGCGTGGACGGCGACCTAATGAGTATGCCAGCAAGTCTGCACATAGTCATATAATTAATGACCAATCGCTACAGGAGTTTCTTAAGCAGTGTAATCTTCCTAAGTTTGCTTCAGAAGTTACGCTTGATGACTGCGATCGCTTAATTTATCAGCCTGTAGCTAAAAATCCGATACGTAATGTTGTTGCCATTGATGGGGGTTATACTGAGGTAGCTGTACAAACAGGCTTTCCTTCGTCAACTGTCTGCTTTTGTCAAATCGGGGCGCTCATTTTTAGCATTGATGATCTTGATGGACTTGCTAAACAGCCTTTCATAGACCCAGATGATATGGCGAAGTTAAAACAGATTCAACGTTTAAAACTAACTCTGCCTGTTCGCAATATCCAATTTAAAAATGAAAGTACACTTGTAAACTCAGTACGTAAAACTATTCATAACTTTTTCTGCCAGAAGGTGGACAATGAAGAATTGATTGCAACACTAAGATGGTTTATCTTTCAGGAATATGATGTAAGTTTACCAACTTGGAACTTAGCAAGTTGTCCAGTTTGTGGAAGTACAGGTATTCCCCTTAATCTGGGAGACATGACAAAAGACCATACCTTTTTCTGTAATCATTGCAGGGCTGAGATTTTTCTAACAGATGTATTTCGGCTACATGAAGCTATCGATGAAGAGTTAGGTGCTGGAGGCATTTTAGGATATTTGATAACTACCTTAGAGCAGATTATCCTAGTTCACCTCATTCGACTCATTCTTAAGATAAAGCCAGCATTACTAGAGGAAATCTTGTTTGTCAAGGATGGGCCACTTGCCTTTTTTGGACAAACAGCAAATATGCACCGTCCAATGCGATCGCTTGTCAACTTTCTCTTTAAACATCACAACTTATACCTAGCTGGATTGGAAAAGAGTGGAGCCTTTGTAGAACACGCCGATGAAATCTCTGAAAAGCTTGCAAATGGAACTGTCCTAATTCTGAATAATGATTACATCTACAAGTACATTCTTCCTGGCAAAGCTGACCCAACAACACCTTATGGTTCTACAACTTACTATAGCAACAAGCTGATTTTTAAGACCTTGGCAGGTGGGATGTACGTTGTTTCTTTACCAACTTCAAGGAATATGACAAATCCCAAAGAGGCAGACTTCCAAAACTTGAGTGCAATTTTAACCAACGTTGAGAAGCTAAAGTGCGATATGTACGACAACTCTCTCATTCCTGTTGCTTTAGCAAACAAGCTTGTCTCTCTGGCTGATCATCCTAGCTCTAGAATCCTTCAGAAGTTTGCCAAAAGCGCAATACAGACTTAG
- a CDS encoding ATP-binding protein, translating into MTLSFTNIISKIASVDLFKKNSSTGDIETGIFIGRPFHIDYEKAYILVADSWKLKAKGVPQGSFLLAYYENENEVDVSEVLLLRVVKPAKLPTDNDVISSMVEYYKDNLKTSGKESQLDSYTKYEFSFSGLECRILGTFYKDDKGCTRFGADVENFYSAHHYRVIKPNPDVLELIVNFREEGITGKPTDIKIGKVRYSSSLRFQAQEDDVPVFVSPKDFLGKRTALFGMTRTGKSNTVKKVIQATVLMSDKAGHGINGKLNGSAVANLEPLTEDGLPKYPVGQIIFDINGEYANANMQDEGTAIFEIYKERTIRYSTLNKDSFKVMKVNFYRDIESGFELIRSHLELETADYVKSFLSIDLEEPRDKTDFSAITRYERKKAAYWCCLYKAGFKPPNNFTVNFPGEDTLNKMVKTDGSLNPKNGITLEEASEWFKTIWENYNDPFFTDYQSKKGREWAEEDLKALLVFLTRKSKPKGNATISGYIKLRDIANLHTETGGKPFEEEIIEELRKGQIIIVDLSQGNPEIQRLYSERICRKIFADAMNRFIQNTPNNFVQFYFEEAHNLFPKQNDKDLSQVYNRIAKEGAKLNLGLIYATQEVSSISSNILKNTQNWFIAHLNNEDETKEIKKYYDFGDFTESLVRFSADSDKGFVRMKTYSNAFVVPTQIDRFSKI; encoded by the coding sequence ATGACACTAAGTTTTACCAATATAATATCAAAAATTGCATCTGTTGATTTATTTAAAAAAAATAGTAGTACAGGTGATATAGAAACTGGAATTTTTATTGGTCGTCCATTTCACATTGATTATGAAAAAGCATATATTTTAGTTGCTGACTCTTGGAAGCTAAAAGCTAAAGGAGTTCCCCAAGGGTCTTTTTTATTAGCTTATTACGAAAATGAAAATGAGGTTGATGTTTCTGAGGTATTACTTCTTAGGGTTGTGAAACCAGCGAAGTTACCTACTGATAATGATGTCATCAGTTCAATGGTTGAATATTATAAAGATAACTTAAAGACAAGTGGTAAAGAAAGTCAATTAGATAGCTACACAAAATATGAATTTAGTTTCTCTGGGCTGGAATGCAGAATTTTAGGAACATTTTATAAGGACGATAAAGGATGTACACGTTTTGGCGCTGATGTTGAAAACTTTTATAGCGCCCATCACTATAGGGTCATTAAGCCAAATCCAGACGTATTAGAACTTATAGTCAACTTCCGTGAAGAGGGCATCACAGGTAAGCCAACTGATATCAAAATTGGCAAGGTTCGCTATAGCTCTAGCCTTCGCTTCCAAGCACAGGAAGATGATGTACCTGTTTTCGTAAGTCCAAAAGACTTTCTTGGTAAACGTACTGCTCTATTTGGAATGACCCGTACAGGTAAGTCAAATACAGTTAAAAAGGTTATTCAAGCTACTGTTTTGATGAGCGATAAGGCAGGTCATGGAATCAACGGTAAGTTAAATGGAAGTGCTGTAGCGAACTTAGAACCTTTAACTGAAGATGGTTTACCAAAGTATCCAGTCGGTCAAATTATATTTGACATCAATGGTGAGTATGCAAATGCAAATATGCAGGATGAAGGTACAGCTATATTTGAAATATATAAAGAGCGAACTATCCGGTACAGCACTCTCAATAAAGATAGCTTCAAAGTGATGAAGGTAAATTTTTATAGAGATATAGAATCGGGATTTGAATTGATACGAAGCCACTTAGAACTCGAAACTGCTGATTATGTAAAAAGCTTCTTATCAATTGATCTTGAAGAACCAAGGGATAAAACAGATTTTTCTGCAATTACACGGTATGAGAGAAAAAAAGCAGCTTACTGGTGTTGCCTGTATAAGGCAGGATTTAAGCCTCCAAATAACTTCACCGTGAATTTTCCCGGTGAGGATACACTCAACAAGATGGTTAAGACTGATGGAAGTCTTAATCCTAAAAACGGGATCACTTTGGAAGAAGCCAGTGAATGGTTTAAAACCATTTGGGAAAACTATAATGACCCATTCTTTACAGATTATCAAAGTAAGAAAGGGCGGGAGTGGGCTGAAGAAGATTTGAAGGCATTACTTGTTTTCTTAACGCGTAAATCAAAGCCAAAGGGTAATGCTACAATCAGTGGCTATATCAAACTGAGAGATATTGCTAACCTTCATACAGAAACAGGGGGTAAACCCTTTGAGGAAGAAATTATTGAGGAACTTCGCAAGGGTCAGATTATCATCGTAGACTTGTCACAAGGCAATCCAGAAATTCAGCGTTTATATTCCGAGCGTATTTGCCGCAAAATTTTTGCAGATGCAATGAATCGCTTCATTCAAAATACACCCAATAACTTCGTTCAATTTTACTTTGAAGAAGCTCATAATCTTTTCCCTAAACAGAATGATAAGGACTTAAGCCAAGTATATAACCGGATTGCAAAGGAAGGTGCAAAACTCAATCTTGGCTTAATTTATGCTACTCAAGAAGTGAGTTCAATTAGCTCCAACATTCTTAAAAATACTCAAAATTGGTTTATTGCCCACTTAAATAACGAGGACGAGACAAAAGAAATTAAAAAGTATTACGACTTTGGAGACTTTACTGAATCTTTAGTCAGGTTTAGTGCGGATAGTGATAAAGGTTTTGTACGTATGAAAACATACTCAAATGCCTTCGTAGTTCCTACTCAAATTGACCGTTTCTCTAAAATCTAG
- a CDS encoding helix-turn-helix domain-containing protein, with protein MVRKKPLVINQPEVGKLIRELRLLTGLTQEQFAATLGVTYPTINRWENGRSKPSPLATEKIEAQLLHMGDQGKDLLEKYLAN; from the coding sequence ATGGTCAGAAAAAAGCCCCTAGTCATCAACCAGCCAGAAGTTGGCAAGCTCATTCGTGAACTCAGGCTTTTGACTGGGCTAACGCAAGAACAGTTTGCAGCTACTTTAGGTGTCACTTACCCAACAATCAACCGATGGGAGAATGGACGCTCTAAACCATCGCCGCTAGCAACGGAAAAGATTGAGGCACAGCTGCTTCACATGGGCGATCAAGGTAAGGATTTGTTGGAGAAGTATTTGGCAAATTAA